The Anaerobaca lacustris genome contains a region encoding:
- the gspE gene encoding type II secretion system ATPase GspE, with protein sequence MDVKQTERTEAPQLWRIAPEQVNADLVRRLPLEFLKKQRAIPIVLEDGTTAVALADILNVEAYDAIVGVLGQVCPRVRCPAPEIENAISQCYYHAADGERGQDDEFSKAYSPDSGAGASSVQTHAEDLLNIANKAPAIKLVNKIVFEAVHSRASDIHIEPYETEVKIRFRVDGVLHNVLSLARQQAAPLLSRLKIMANLNIAEHRLPQDGQSRVRIGEELVDIRVSVIPTAGGERVVLRLLDKGRGEFRLEDVGFGPEMLRVFRDLIGISHGIILLTGPTGSGKTTTLYAALNELNNEERNILTVEDPVEYQLPGIGQMQIRPKIELTFASCLRHILRQDPDVIMIGEIRDLETAEIAIQASLTGHLVLSTLHTNDAASAVTRLIDMGIEPYLISSSVVGVMAQRLLRVICPDCKQAWQPHDAEQISTELRRLADGHPQLYKGDGCENCLQTGYKGRVGIFELMLVDDQIKDLILQRRGAHVIKDAAVAKGMTTLRQDGLRRVVDGVTTLEEVYRVTQDSVHGGTEGDSHANR encoded by the coding sequence GTGGACGTGAAACAGACCGAACGAACAGAGGCTCCGCAGCTTTGGAGAATCGCTCCGGAGCAGGTGAACGCGGACCTGGTGCGACGATTGCCGCTGGAGTTCCTCAAGAAACAGCGTGCGATCCCGATCGTGCTCGAGGACGGCACCACGGCGGTCGCCCTGGCGGACATTCTCAACGTCGAGGCGTACGACGCCATCGTCGGCGTCCTGGGCCAGGTGTGCCCTCGGGTGCGCTGCCCGGCGCCGGAGATCGAGAACGCCATCAGCCAGTGCTACTACCACGCTGCCGACGGCGAGCGGGGCCAGGACGACGAGTTCTCCAAAGCCTACTCGCCCGACAGCGGCGCCGGCGCCAGTTCGGTGCAAACGCACGCCGAGGACCTGCTGAACATCGCCAACAAGGCCCCGGCGATCAAACTGGTCAACAAGATCGTGTTCGAGGCGGTGCACAGCCGGGCCAGCGACATCCACATCGAGCCCTACGAAACCGAGGTGAAGATTCGCTTCCGCGTCGACGGCGTCTTGCACAACGTCCTGAGCCTGGCGCGGCAGCAGGCGGCGCCGCTCCTGTCGCGTCTGAAGATCATGGCCAATCTCAACATCGCCGAGCATCGTCTGCCGCAGGACGGCCAGAGCCGCGTGCGGATCGGCGAAGAACTGGTCGATATCCGCGTCTCCGTGATCCCCACGGCCGGCGGCGAACGCGTCGTGCTCCGGCTGCTGGACAAGGGGCGAGGCGAGTTCCGCCTGGAAGACGTGGGCTTTGGGCCAGAGATGCTGCGGGTCTTTCGCGACCTCATCGGTATTTCCCACGGCATCATTCTGCTGACCGGCCCGACCGGCAGCGGCAAGACGACGACCCTCTATGCGGCGTTGAACGAGCTGAACAATGAAGAGCGCAACATCCTGACCGTAGAGGACCCGGTCGAATACCAGTTGCCCGGCATCGGGCAGATGCAGATTCGACCGAAGATCGAGCTGACGTTCGCCAGTTGCCTGCGCCACATCCTCCGACAGGACCCTGATGTCATCATGATCGGGGAGATTCGCGACCTGGAGACGGCGGAGATCGCCATCCAGGCGTCGCTGACGGGCCACCTCGTGTTGAGCACGCTCCACACGAACGACGCGGCCTCGGCGGTCACGAGACTGATCGACATGGGCATCGAGCCGTATCTGATCTCCTCGTCCGTCGTCGGCGTGATGGCCCAGCGACTTCTGCGGGTGATCTGCCCCGACTGCAAACAGGCCTGGCAGCCCCATGACGCCGAGCAGATCAGTACCGAACTGCGCAGGCTCGCCGATGGTCATCCTCAGTTGTACAAAGGCGACGGCTGCGAAAACTGCCTCCAGACGGGATACAAGGGGCGAGTCGGCATCTTCGAGCTGATGCTCGTCGATGACCAGATCAAAGACCTCATCCTCCAGCGTCGCGGCGCGCACGTGATCAAGGACGCCGCGGTCGCCAAGGGAATGACGACACTCCGCCAGGACGGCCTGCGCCGCGTCGTGGACGGCGTCACGACGCTCGAAGAAGTCTACCGCGTCACGCAGGACAGCGTCCACGGCGGTACGGAGGGGGACTCGCATGCCAACCGTTGA
- the gspD gene encoding type II secretion system secretin GspD has product MNTKRHNTRNNVPTRRLLRRAAAAGRFGPAVIAIGILALSCAGCGGRTQAVSASEVSPIQRRTYAREKTPWPASGSPTVSAPVAEPRAPVVAPPRTPPQDILAFQPAVATSQGVSAASWQQRAILAEASEAVRLPRDRTPPQEDTTANAAETPPFTTPGQNVASPAPDLTHRQDEMVQVNFEDVDIRMVLKTIGEITGINFIPHQSVSGTVTVMSPTPIRLGDIYPFLQSILDVAGYAAVEADNVVKIVPKAEATRRNIQVRIGADPGTIPRNDAMATQILPLRYADAAEVSQIVQPLLSTGAVMATYPRTNSIMVTDTSANIHYIAQIVAQLDVEGSRENVLLFPLTHASAQVLSEQIMRILDEGRTAAPAPGRTRPAQLEGQSTKVLPDTRTNSLIVVGGEQSVETIRRLVAQLDVERPTGADNVHVTYLRNADANEVAPSLEAALAGMRLTDTVDIRQPIQVTADASTNSLIIVASPQDFAMISQIVEKLDIVREQVLVEMTILEVSEEALKELGVDWATLDEAISSSVRGFGLTNLGPRVNFLSGDLEGLAVGAWKDTGAGVQIGAILQALQKKSGVNILSTPHVLTSNHRKARIVVGENTPFVVQSRVTETTDFLTPTVIKQYEYKDVGITLEITPHVSQSGLVRLQIDSEFTKLIDSVTAASSDTPTTAKRSAQTVVTMGSGNTVVIGGLIRDDKTRVVNQIPLIGDVPVVGNLFRWQRDRVQKTNLLIFITPHVMTDPEQLQEITDRKRDQMRPLLEEGR; this is encoded by the coding sequence TTGAATACGAAACGTCACAATACCCGGAACAACGTTCCGACCCGCCGGCTGCTCAGACGAGCGGCGGCCGCTGGGCGCTTCGGTCCGGCCGTCATCGCCATCGGCATCCTGGCACTGAGCTGCGCCGGCTGCGGAGGACGCACCCAGGCGGTCTCGGCCAGCGAGGTCAGTCCCATCCAACGGCGTACGTACGCCCGAGAGAAGACTCCCTGGCCGGCGAGTGGATCGCCGACCGTGTCGGCGCCCGTCGCAGAGCCTCGTGCTCCGGTGGTCGCCCCGCCGCGAACGCCGCCGCAGGACATCCTCGCCTTCCAGCCGGCGGTGGCAACAAGCCAGGGCGTTTCAGCGGCCTCGTGGCAACAGAGGGCGATTCTAGCCGAGGCGTCCGAGGCGGTCCGCCTGCCGAGGGACAGAACACCGCCGCAAGAAGACACGACTGCGAATGCGGCCGAGACACCACCGTTCACGACCCCTGGGCAAAACGTCGCATCCCCCGCCCCCGACCTGACGCACCGCCAGGACGAGATGGTGCAGGTCAACTTCGAGGACGTGGACATCCGCATGGTGCTGAAGACCATTGGGGAGATCACGGGCATCAACTTCATCCCGCATCAGAGCGTCAGCGGCACCGTAACGGTGATGTCGCCGACCCCGATTCGGCTGGGTGACATCTACCCGTTCCTTCAGTCGATTCTCGACGTGGCCGGCTACGCCGCGGTCGAGGCCGACAACGTGGTGAAAATCGTCCCGAAGGCCGAAGCCACCCGGCGGAACATTCAAGTTCGCATCGGCGCAGACCCCGGAACGATCCCGCGAAACGACGCGATGGCCACGCAGATTCTGCCGTTGCGATACGCCGATGCGGCGGAGGTCAGCCAGATCGTCCAGCCTCTGCTCTCGACGGGGGCGGTGATGGCGACGTATCCGAGGACCAACTCGATCATGGTCACGGACACCAGCGCCAATATCCACTACATCGCACAGATCGTCGCGCAGCTCGACGTCGAGGGCTCGCGGGAGAACGTCCTGTTGTTCCCGTTGACCCACGCTTCCGCCCAGGTGCTCAGCGAGCAGATCATGCGCATCCTGGACGAAGGCCGCACCGCCGCCCCTGCGCCCGGACGGACTCGGCCGGCCCAGCTTGAGGGCCAGAGCACCAAAGTCCTTCCCGATACCCGAACCAACTCGCTGATCGTGGTCGGCGGTGAACAGAGCGTCGAGACAATCCGCAGACTCGTCGCACAACTCGACGTCGAGCGTCCGACCGGCGCCGACAACGTCCATGTGACCTATCTGAGGAACGCCGACGCCAATGAGGTGGCGCCCTCGCTCGAAGCGGCGCTGGCCGGCATGAGGCTGACCGACACGGTCGACATCCGACAGCCGATTCAGGTCACCGCCGATGCAAGCACGAACTCGCTGATCATCGTGGCGTCGCCTCAGGATTTCGCCATGATCTCACAGATCGTCGAGAAGCTGGACATCGTGCGCGAGCAGGTCCTGGTCGAGATGACGATCCTGGAGGTCAGCGAGGAAGCCCTGAAGGAGCTGGGCGTCGATTGGGCCACGCTCGACGAGGCGATCTCCAGCAGCGTCCGCGGTTTCGGCCTGACGAACCTGGGCCCGCGCGTCAACTTCCTCAGCGGCGACCTCGAAGGTCTCGCGGTCGGCGCGTGGAAGGACACCGGCGCGGGCGTTCAGATCGGCGCGATCCTCCAGGCGCTCCAGAAGAAGTCCGGGGTCAACATCCTTTCGACCCCGCACGTGCTGACCTCGAACCATCGCAAGGCCAGGATCGTCGTCGGCGAAAACACCCCATTCGTGGTCCAGTCGCGCGTCACCGAGACCACGGACTTCCTGACGCCCACGGTGATCAAGCAATACGAGTACAAGGACGTCGGCATCACGCTGGAGATCACGCCGCACGTCAGTCAGAGCGGGCTGGTGCGACTCCAGATCGACAGCGAGTTCACCAAGCTGATCGACAGCGTGACCGCCGCCTCGTCGGACACGCCGACGACGGCCAAACGCAGCGCCCAGACGGTCGTGACGATGGGCAGCGGCAACACCGTCGTCATCGGCGGTCTGATTCGCGACGACAAGACCCGCGTCGTGAACCAGATCCCGCTGATCGGTGACGTGCCCGTGGTCGGCAACCTGTTCCGATGGCAGCGCGACCGCGTGCAGAAGACGAATCTGCTGATCTTCATCACGCCGCACGTCATGACCGACCCGGAGCAGTTGCAGGAGATCACAGACAGGAAGAGGGACCAGATGCGTCCGCTTCTGGAGGAAGGTCGCTGA
- a CDS encoding type II secretion system protein N, translated as MNDRQISRLFWGARVLLIAVLLYVAIAAIWTPSKPAPGLKPRAVSGDERASGRTEPLPNARQNMDYSVLVDSNIFGTTNPSDRSADSSMPSSANAMPSAEALGLRLVGVVAGGPTTSRAIIEDANTRIASPYKIGDTVASATIEAIESDRILLTHNGRTKVLFLHAARVPKGPAESVVSDAADVSTPPSLAAAKPPSPPSARLGYVEDLFRTATIEPYVKNGHVEGLRISGLEQGPLAAAVGLRNGDIVQTVNGQSLDSKQKAFQVLQKARTQPTISIQLLRNGKARDLSFDL; from the coding sequence ATGAACGACAGGCAGATATCGAGGCTGTTCTGGGGGGCCAGGGTCCTGCTGATCGCCGTGCTGCTGTATGTGGCGATCGCGGCGATCTGGACCCCATCCAAGCCCGCGCCCGGATTGAAGCCGAGGGCCGTATCGGGTGACGAACGAGCGTCCGGCCGGACCGAACCTCTGCCCAATGCCCGGCAGAACATGGATTATTCGGTCCTTGTCGACAGCAACATCTTCGGCACGACGAACCCGTCGGACCGGTCGGCGGACTCGTCCATGCCGTCGAGCGCCAACGCCATGCCATCGGCCGAGGCGCTGGGGCTGCGACTCGTCGGCGTCGTGGCAGGCGGCCCGACCACCAGCCGAGCCATTATCGAAGACGCGAACACACGCATCGCCAGCCCCTATAAGATCGGCGACACCGTTGCCTCCGCAACGATTGAGGCCATCGAGTCGGACCGAATCCTGCTGACCCACAACGGACGGACGAAGGTGCTGTTCCTGCACGCCGCTCGCGTTCCGAAAGGCCCCGCCGAATCCGTCGTAAGCGACGCGGCCGATGTCAGCACGCCCCCATCCCTTGCGGCTGCCAAGCCCCCCTCTCCGCCGTCCGCCCGGCTCGGGTACGTGGAGGATCTATTTCGTACGGCAACGATCGAGCCGTACGTCAAGAACGGACACGTCGAAGGACTGAGGATCAGCGGGCTGGAGCAAGGGCCTCTGGCCGCCGCCGTCGGACTGCGAAACGGCGACATCGTACAGACCGTCAACGGTCAAAGCCTCGACAGCAAACAGAAAGCGTTTCAGGTCCTCCAGAAGGCCCGAACACAGCCCACGATCAGCATCCAGTTGCTGCGCAACGGCAAGGCCAGAGACCTGTCATTTGATCTGTAG
- a CDS encoding CPBP family intramembrane glutamic endopeptidase: protein MSGSCAQRRPAGSTSLFEPAGRLLDSGRERPGRLAIETALVTGAALAAIRGLAATSAAAFQWLLIPGILVAAALVPTWIARREFPRIGLDADHAGRALRTVCAVCLCVLPIPLLGLWIAARWHLPIPLRPVIAGQGGWPAWLLYQFLYVAVAEEVFFRGYVQANVMRLFKGRHEGGGTWQRAAVILASAGCFALAHVVVQGRAISLLTFLPGLVLAWLFLRTRSLLAPVLFHGLANVGYGIMALTLG from the coding sequence ATGAGTGGCTCATGCGCACAACGCCGCCCGGCCGGCTCGACCTCACTCTTCGAGCCGGCCGGCCGTCTTCTCGATTCGGGACGCGAGCGGCCGGGCCGGCTGGCCATCGAAACGGCGCTGGTCACCGGGGCCGCGCTGGCCGCCATACGCGGCCTTGCCGCCACGTCGGCGGCCGCATTTCAGTGGCTGCTGATTCCGGGCATCCTGGTGGCGGCCGCCCTGGTTCCCACCTGGATCGCGCGGCGCGAGTTCCCTCGCATCGGCCTCGACGCCGACCATGCCGGCAGGGCACTGCGAACCGTCTGCGCCGTGTGCCTCTGCGTCCTGCCCATCCCCCTGCTCGGTCTGTGGATTGCGGCGCGATGGCATCTGCCGATTCCGCTGCGACCGGTCATCGCCGGACAAGGCGGGTGGCCGGCCTGGCTGCTCTACCAGTTTCTTTATGTGGCCGTCGCTGAAGAAGTGTTCTTCCGTGGCTACGTGCAGGCCAATGTGATGCGTCTTTTCAAAGGCCGGCATGAGGGCGGGGGGACGTGGCAGCGCGCGGCGGTCATCCTCGCGTCGGCGGGCTGCTTCGCGTTGGCCCACGTCGTTGTCCAGGGCCGGGCGATCTCCCTCCTGACGTTCCTGCCGGGCCTGGTCCTCGCCTGGCTCTTCCTCCGCACCCGTTCGCTGCTGGCGCCCGTGCTGTTCCACGGGCTCGCCAACGTCGGCTACGGCATCATGGCGCTGACGCTCGGCTGA
- a CDS encoding putative Ig domain-containing protein has protein sequence MFYRTGFASVDRTIIRGESARIHRGRKEAIAPYPTVLLALLLVSIGLSASGVAQGRTYYVDPTGGNDDRDGSTGSPWRTVQHAAANAAAGSTVYLRNGSYGTVSLAGIASARTNWEQAIVFTADAGHTPVFTGLRVADMDRCYMQFDGVSIQCQSGGSGTYGVGVTDASHVKMTNLTVTGQWDDQDNSKITNIGISVTGTNADVSDVLIENCTITQVSMAAQAGGRIRSGLVIRRNTATKINSSLLRFVTDLKNDNILVEYNNIAEYRGIGNPHGSGLSIRNSNMTIRGNVIRGYGGSGGIRFYQNAANTGGVPPGGYSNILCEGNLIYGSNVSTGIFANHIGHNFVFRNNTFVSKWRDTPASSGRWRYAGTVTFGLDPEGTGQNIRIHNNILLGIVGIGESLVDAGVQEDHNLMWNLTIGKLNFQSQPLGANSILICTSYNARAPFGDTHFETPGTFFVGSGSFAQAFDTNVTTPSLDSAFRLAPGAIAINAGTSLNASPYCLEGFPRMDADNADPDLGAYEYRAGTATNRPPVLRTLGNYTATIGEQLRFTVTADDADGDPLTYSATGLPSGATFTGQTFTWTPSQNQVGTHQVTFRVTDGRLSDAQTVTITVEGSNRKPTLAAIGNKSVDENATLTFSISASDPDGDPITYSATGLPSGASFSSRTFRWTPAHGQAGNYQVTFIASDGQNQDSQTITITVIKVNRAPVLSEIGDRSVDQDHALTFNVTASDPDGDPIAYSASGLPAGATLAGGTFSWTPSASQVGPHHITFVASDGDLQDSRTATIFVASTGPDSTAPTVARHTPQPEAIQVSLNNLVTLHVTDTGRGVAPESVVIRVDGAVVYQGDTPVYESATGRCSRSGASNDYRFMYQANEPFRFDHAVEVKVNAADRAGNVMGTHSYSFTTEMRAFGNNRGVSVGSGVSGPNGRPDTVSDPAGTIWAVWCSGSEGNRDIYISRMPAGADTFEAPVAITAAPGDRCHPKIARDNDGILYVVWQDRQRGNWDLFAAASSDNGTTWSRPVQVTDSDGNETHPAIAADTRSPSRVYIAWQDDRDGNADIWAISSANMFVDTLTSRLTTDVADQITPTVDVDASNIAFVVWTDMRRGRADLYGSSSGTTGWANIPIVTTNSQQTAPVIAIDREASILHLLWVDDAPGNTDVYYAALPGLPDSPISGVSVIDDTSGADQLAPAIVCAGGARVFACWQDGRHAQRRPTDTDLFVAELGPDSVGTNIFVGDDRTNSGQGEPAIGIDGYGNPYLVWADARGSNTEIYFAATTFIDPNPLDAKQVVASIGATVGTDPTAIQEPDDVSIVVPARACRTDTWISISRILNPPVAPADCLGSYDFGPSGVDFDIPVTVTIPYRFSGAGGVKPYWYDSLTGALTQCGITDIENLVIAPNLNALRFKTTHFTPFYVVADTSPLVPGSDGGGGGSGGGCSISGRGDGSPKELLAPYVIVAIAVVVLRRRDRRRRHSIETIQG, from the coding sequence ATGTTTTACAGAACAGGATTTGCGTCGGTCGATCGAACGATCATCCGTGGGGAGTCCGCTCGTATTCATCGCGGTCGGAAGGAGGCGATAGCGCCATATCCGACGGTCCTTCTCGCCCTGCTCCTCGTTAGCATCGGCCTCTCGGCGAGCGGGGTCGCACAAGGCCGAACCTATTATGTCGATCCGACGGGCGGCAACGATGATCGCGATGGTTCGACCGGTTCTCCGTGGAGAACCGTGCAGCATGCGGCCGCCAATGCGGCCGCCGGCAGCACCGTCTATCTGCGCAATGGCAGCTACGGAACGGTATCGTTAGCCGGAATCGCTTCGGCCCGAACGAATTGGGAGCAGGCGATCGTGTTCACGGCGGACGCCGGGCACACCCCGGTCTTCACAGGTCTGCGAGTGGCAGACATGGATCGCTGCTATATGCAATTTGACGGGGTCAGCATCCAATGCCAGAGCGGAGGATCGGGAACGTACGGAGTCGGCGTAACCGATGCATCCCACGTCAAAATGACGAATCTCACCGTCACCGGACAGTGGGACGACCAGGACAACAGCAAGATCACGAACATTGGCATCAGTGTGACCGGTACGAACGCGGATGTGTCTGATGTCCTGATCGAGAACTGCACCATCACCCAGGTCTCAATGGCCGCCCAGGCCGGCGGAAGGATCCGATCGGGTCTTGTCATTCGGCGCAACACGGCCACGAAGATCAACTCGTCACTGCTGCGGTTCGTGACCGACCTGAAGAACGACAACATCCTCGTAGAGTACAACAACATCGCAGAATACCGAGGAATCGGCAATCCCCACGGCTCGGGCTTGTCCATCCGCAACAGCAATATGACAATCCGGGGCAATGTGATCCGGGGCTACGGCGGCTCCGGTGGCATTCGATTCTATCAGAACGCCGCAAATACGGGAGGCGTGCCCCCGGGAGGGTACTCCAATATCCTCTGCGAAGGCAATCTGATCTACGGCTCCAACGTGTCCACCGGGATCTTCGCCAACCATATCGGACACAACTTCGTTTTCCGGAACAACACGTTCGTTTCAAAATGGAGAGATACCCCGGCCTCGTCGGGCCGATGGCGATACGCGGGCACCGTCACGTTCGGCCTCGACCCGGAGGGGACCGGCCAGAACATCAGGATTCACAACAACATCCTTCTGGGCATCGTGGGCATCGGCGAATCGCTGGTCGATGCCGGGGTCCAGGAGGACCACAATCTCATGTGGAATTTAACCATCGGGAAACTCAACTTCCAATCGCAGCCGCTGGGCGCCAACTCGATCCTCATCTGCACCAGCTACAACGCACGGGCCCCCTTCGGTGACACGCACTTCGAGACACCCGGCACGTTCTTCGTCGGCAGCGGGTCCTTTGCCCAGGCATTCGACACCAACGTAACGACGCCCAGCCTCGACTCGGCCTTTCGACTGGCCCCCGGGGCCATTGCGATCAACGCCGGCACGTCGCTCAACGCCTCTCCCTATTGCCTCGAAGGGTTCCCTCGGATGGACGCAGACAACGCCGATCCGGATCTCGGAGCCTACGAATACAGAGCAGGCACTGCAACAAACCGGCCACCCGTTTTGAGAACGCTGGGCAATTACACGGCAACCATCGGCGAGCAGTTGCGCTTCACCGTGACGGCTGACGACGCGGACGGCGACCCCCTGACGTATTCGGCGACCGGCCTGCCGAGCGGCGCGACGTTCACGGGACAGACCTTCACGTGGACCCCGAGCCAGAACCAGGTCGGGACCCACCAGGTCACGTTCCGGGTGACGGACGGGCGTCTGAGCGATGCCCAGACGGTCACGATCACCGTCGAGGGTTCCAACAGGAAACCGACGCTTGCCGCGATCGGGAACAAATCGGTCGACGAGAATGCGACGTTGACGTTTTCCATCAGCGCCAGCGATCCGGACGGCGACCCGATCACGTACTCGGCCACGGGTTTGCCCAGCGGGGCGAGTTTCTCCAGCCGGACTTTCCGTTGGACGCCCGCGCACGGCCAGGCCGGAAACTATCAGGTGACGTTCATCGCCAGCGACGGCCAGAACCAGGACTCCCAGACCATCACGATCACCGTGATCAAGGTCAACAGGGCGCCGGTCCTCAGCGAGATCGGCGACCGGTCCGTCGACCAGGATCATGCACTGACCTTCAACGTCACGGCCAGCGATCCCGACGGCGACCCCATCGCCTACTCGGCCAGCGGGCTGCCCGCCGGCGCCACGCTCGCAGGCGGTACCTTCAGTTGGACGCCCTCGGCCTCGCAGGTCGGTCCCCACCACATCACCTTCGTGGCCAGCGACGGAGATCTTCAGGACAGCCGGACGGCGACCATCTTCGTCGCGAGCACCGGTCCAGACAGCACCGCGCCGACGGTGGCCCGACACACGCCTCAGCCTGAGGCGATCCAGGTGTCACTGAACAACCTCGTGACGCTGCACGTGACCGATACGGGCCGAGGCGTGGCCCCCGAGTCCGTCGTGATTCGCGTGGACGGCGCCGTCGTCTACCAGGGCGATACACCCGTCTACGAGAGCGCGACCGGACGATGCAGCCGGTCCGGAGCGTCCAACGACTACCGGTTCATGTATCAGGCAAACGAACCGTTCCGCTTCGATCATGCGGTCGAGGTAAAGGTCAATGCCGCGGACCGCGCGGGCAACGTCATGGGCACACATTCCTATTCGTTCACGACGGAAATGCGCGCGTTTGGGAACAATCGAGGCGTCAGCGTCGGCTCCGGCGTTTCCGGGCCGAACGGCCGGCCCGACACCGTCAGCGATCCGGCCGGCACGATCTGGGCCGTCTGGTGCAGCGGCAGCGAAGGCAACCGAGATATCTATATCAGCAGGATGCCCGCCGGCGCTGACACGTTCGAAGCTCCCGTCGCCATCACCGCCGCCCCGGGCGATCGATGCCATCCCAAGATCGCGCGGGACAACGATGGGATTCTCTACGTCGTCTGGCAGGACCGGCAGCGCGGCAACTGGGATCTCTTCGCCGCGGCCTCGTCGGACAACGGGACCACGTGGTCCCGCCCCGTCCAGGTGACGGACTCCGATGGAAACGAGACCCACCCGGCCATCGCCGCCGACACCCGGTCGCCCAGCCGCGTCTACATCGCCTGGCAGGATGACCGAGACGGCAACGCCGACATCTGGGCCATCAGCTCGGCCAACATGTTCGTCGATACCCTGACCTCCCGTCTGACCACCGACGTGGCCGACCAGATCACTCCGACCGTCGACGTCGATGCAAGCAACATCGCCTTTGTGGTCTGGACCGACATGAGACGAGGGCGAGCCGACCTCTACGGGTCCTCGTCCGGAACGACGGGCTGGGCCAACATCCCCATCGTCACGACGAACAGCCAGCAGACCGCTCCTGTCATCGCCATCGACAGAGAGGCCTCCATCCTTCACCTGCTATGGGTAGATGACGCGCCGGGAAACACCGACGTCTATTATGCGGCGCTGCCGGGTCTTCCCGACAGCCCCATCAGCGGCGTGAGCGTCATCGACGACACCTCCGGCGCCGACCAGCTCGCGCCGGCGATCGTATGCGCCGGCGGCGCGAGAGTCTTCGCCTGCTGGCAAGACGGGCGTCATGCGCAGCGGCGACCGACCGACACCGATCTGTTCGTGGCGGAACTGGGACCCGACTCGGTCGGGACCAACATCTTCGTGGGCGACGACCGGACGAACTCCGGCCAGGGTGAGCCGGCCATCGGCATCGACGGCTATGGCAATCCCTACCTGGTGTGGGCGGATGCGCGAGGCTCGAATACGGAGATCTATTTCGCCGCAACCACCTTCATCGACCCCAACCCGTTGGATGCAAAGCAGGTTGTCGCCTCGATCGGCGCAACGGTCGGCACAGATCCGACCGCCATTCAGGAGCCTGACGACGTGTCCATCGTGGTGCCCGCTCGCGCCTGCAGAACAGATACGTGGATCTCGATCTCCAGGATCCTGAACCCTCCCGTCGCGCCGGCCGACTGCCTCGGGAGCTATGATTTCGGACCCAGCGGCGTCGACTTCGACATTCCGGTCACGGTGACGATCCCCTACCGCTTCAGTGGAGCGGGCGGCGTGAAACCCTACTGGTACGATTCGCTCACCGGAGCGTTGACGCAGTGCGGCATCACGGACATCGAGAATCTCGTCATCGCCCCCAATCTCAACGCCCTGCGATTCAAGACGACACACTTCACGCCGTTCTACGTGGTGGCCGACACCTCGCCCCTGGTGCCAGGCAGTGACGGTGGCGGCGGCGGCAGCGGTGGTGGCTGCTCGATCTCCGGCAGAGGCGACGGCTCACCGAAGGAACTGCTGGCGCCGTACGTCATCGTGGCCATCGCCGTCGTCGTTCTGAGGCGTCGGGACAGAAGGAGGCGACATTCTATCGAGACAATCCAAGGATAG
- a CDS encoding exosortase-associated EpsI family protein, which yields MYIERRSVETEGPDTSCRPDCRRSRCGAVAIWSAGAIAVLLLVAGGIVYRIGAARWGEPPLIPPPVSLAEIPIEADGWMGESREIPSVTEDYMRSNFADDYISRRYVNEEQRAWADAYVVYCSSRPAGILGHQPMVCFPAHGWVHDGTSTSDFLTRSGRRVPCLVHQFRKQASSHQRIVVLSFYVLNGQITLRETDFSGFFGRRPNIAGNPARYVAQVQISSSLEHSARSLAVDLADSILAILPDQHGQVRWPPSQPDSSQADGVAERGR from the coding sequence ATGTACATCGAGCGGCGCAGTGTCGAAACCGAGGGGCCCGACACCTCGTGCAGGCCGGATTGCAGGCGGTCTCGCTGTGGCGCGGTGGCGATATGGAGTGCAGGGGCCATCGCCGTGCTGCTGTTGGTCGCAGGAGGGATCGTCTATCGTATCGGGGCGGCGCGATGGGGGGAGCCTCCGTTGATCCCGCCACCGGTGTCGTTGGCGGAGATCCCGATTGAGGCGGATGGATGGATGGGCGAGAGTCGCGAGATCCCCAGCGTTACGGAAGACTATATGCGGTCCAATTTCGCGGACGACTACATCAGTCGTCGCTACGTCAACGAGGAGCAGCGCGCGTGGGCCGATGCATATGTGGTCTACTGCTCGTCTCGTCCGGCGGGGATTCTCGGGCATCAGCCGATGGTGTGCTTCCCGGCGCACGGGTGGGTCCATGATGGGACGTCCACGTCCGATTTCCTGACGCGGTCCGGCCGGCGAGTGCCGTGCCTGGTCCACCAGTTTCGCAAACAGGCTTCGAGCCACCAGCGAATCGTCGTTTTGAGTTTCTACGTTCTCAACGGACAGATTACGCTTCGTGAGACGGATTTCTCGGGTTTCTTCGGCCGGCGTCCGAACATTGCCGGCAACCCGGCCAGGTACGTCGCGCAGGTTCAGATCAGCTCGTCGCTCGAACATTCGGCTCGGTCTTTGGCCGTGGATTTGGCGGACTCCATCCTGGCGATCCTCCCCGACCAGCATGGTCAAGTGAGGTGGCCGCCTTCGCAACCGGATTCGTCGCAGGCCGATGGAGTGGCCGAACGGGGCCGATAA